One genomic window of Conger conger chromosome 7, fConCon1.1, whole genome shotgun sequence includes the following:
- the arcn1a gene encoding archain 1a has protein sequence MVLLAAAVCTKAGKAIVSRQFVEMTRTRIEGLLAAFPKLMNTGKQHTFVETESVRYVYQPLEKLYMVLITTKNSNILEDLETLRLFSRVIPEYCRVLEESEISEHCFDLIFAFDEIVALGYRENVNLAQIRTFTEMDSHEEKVFRAVRETQEREAKAEMRRKAKELQQARRDAERSGKKSPGFGGFGSSGMSSSNSATIITDALIEPEKPKVTAAPARPSGPSKALKLGARGKEVDDFVDKLKSEGENIILPSSGKRASEASKALPPPVNVESVHMRLEEKISLTCGRDGGLQNMELLGMITLRVSDEKNGRIRVHINNNDKKGIQLQTHPNVDKKLFTADSVIGLKNTDKSFPLNNDVGVLKWRLQSTDESLIPLTINCWPSESSTGCDVNIEYELQEEGLELNDVIIAIPIPSGVGAPVIGDLDGEYRHDSRRNILEWSLPVIDVKNKTGSLEFSVAGQPSDFFPVNVSFVSKSSYCDMQITKVSQVDGDSPVRYSLETSLVVDKYEIL, from the exons ATG GTGCTGTTGGCAGCGGCTGTGTGCACCAAGGCGGGCAAGGCCATCGTGTCGCGGCAGTTTGTGGAGATGACCCGCACACGCATCGAGGGGCTGCTGGCCGCCTTCCCCAAGCTGATGAACACGGGCAAGCAGCACACCTTCGTGGAGACGGAGAGCGTGCGCTACGTCTACCAGCCCCTGGAGAAGCTCTACATGGTGCTCATCACCACCAAGAACAGCAACATCCTGGAGGACCTGgagaccctgcggctcttctCCCGCGTG ATTCCCGAGTACTGCAGGGTGCTGGAGGAGAGCGAGATCTCGGAGCACTGCTTCGACCTCATCTTCGCCTTCGACGAGATCGTGGCCCTGGGCTACCGGGAGAACGTCAACCTGGCCCAGATCCGTACCTTCACCGAGATGGACTCCCACGAGGAGAAGGTGTTCCGCGCTGTCAGAGAG ACCCAGGAGCGCGAGGCCAAGGCGGAGATGCGGCGGAAGGCGAAGGAATTGCAGCAGGCGCGTCGCGATGCGGAACGTTCCGGAAAGAAGTCGCCCGGCTTTGGGGGCTTTGGCAGCTCCGGCATGAGCAGCAGCAACTCGGCGACCATCATCACAGATGCGCTCATCGAGCCTGAGAAGCCCAAGGTGACGGCTGCACCAGCCAG ACCCAGTGGCCCCAGCAAGGCTCTGAAACTGGGGGCCCGGGGGAAGGAGGTGGATGACTTCGTGGACAAGCTGAAGTCAGAGGGAGAGAATATCATCCTGCCCAGCTCCGGGAAGAGGGCCTCGGAGGCCTCCAAAGCCCTGCCTCCCCCAGTCAATGTAGAGAG CGTGCACATGCGTTTGGAGGAGAAGATCTCTCTGACCTGCGGGCGGGACGGAGGTCTGCAGAACATGGAGCTCCTGGGCATGATCACCCTCCGGGTGTCCGACGAGAAGAACGGAAGGATCCGGGTGCACATCAACAACAACGACAAGAAAGGCATTCAGCTGCAG ACCCACCCCAACGTGGACAAGAAGCTCTTCACTGCCGACTCTGTGATCGGCCTGAAGAACACAGACAAGTCGTTCCCCCTGAACAACGATGTGGGCGTGCTCAAGTGGAGACTACAGAGCACGGACGAGTCCCTCATACCACTCACAA TAAACTGCTGGCCTTCAGAGAGCAGCACGGGCTGCGATGTCAACATAGAATacgagctgcaggaggaggggctgGAGCTCAACGATGTCATCATCGCCATCCCCATccc GTCGGGGGTCGGAGCGCCCGTGATCGGAGATCTCGACGGCGAGTATCGCCACGACAGCCGGCGGAACATTCTGGAGTGGTCCTTGCCGGTGATCGACGTGAAGAACAAGACGGGCAGCCTGGAGTTCAGCGTGGCTGGCCAGCCCAGCGACTTCTTCCCTGTCAACGTCTCCTTCGTCTCGAAGAGCAGCTACTGCGACATGCAG ATCACCAAAGTGTCTCAGGTGGATGGGGACAGCCCGGTCAGGTACTCCTTGGAGACGTCACTTGTGGTCGACAAATACGAGATTctataa
- the hmbsa gene encoding hydroxymethylbilane synthase a yields the protein MEDDPNQHIKEGNGVVQRVIRIGTRKSQLAVIQTESVAKKLKELYPGVDLKTVAMSTLGDKILDTALSKIGEKSLFTKELENALERNEVDLVVHSLKDLPTVLPEGFTIGAVLKRENPHDAVVLHPKNAGQTLDTLPAKSVIGTSSLRRAAQLKKRFPHLEFKDIRGNLNTRLKKLDEKDDFAAIILAAAGMRRMGWEGRISQVLGPDDCMYAVGQGALAIEVRAQDRDIVDMVSVLNDLDTVLRCIAERAFLKHLEGGCSVPVAVHTELKDFKLCLTGAVYSLDGSDNLKETMWTSVTPANQVEEVVSEGVQHVGVTARNVPGGAQEAAEKLGVDLATLLLERGAGEILKAARQHNEAR from the exons ATGGAGGACGACCCAAATCAGCACATAAAG GAGGGGAACGGGGTGGTCCAGCGGGTCATTCGGATTGGAACCAGAAAGAGTCAG CTTGCTGTCATTCAGACAGAGAGTGTGGCTAAAAAACTCAAGGAGTTGTATCCTGGTGTTGACCTGAAGACGG TCGCCATGTCTACATTAGGAGACAAAATCCTGGACACAGCTTTGTCAAAG ATTGGAGAGAAAAGCCTTTTCACAAAGGAGCTGGAGAATGCTCTTGAAAGAAATGA GGTTGACCTCGTAGTGCACTCACTCAAGGATCTTCCCACAGTACTGCCTGAGGGCTTCACCATTGGAGCTGTGCTCAA GCGTGAAAACCCTCACGACGCAGTTGTCCTCCATCCGAAGAATGCAGGACAAACCCTGGACACGCTGCCAGCaaagag CGTGATTGGCACCAGTTCACTCCGCCGTGCTGCTCAGCTCAAGAAAAGATTTCCTCACCTGGAGTTTAAGGACATT AGAGGGAACCTGAACACGCGGCTAAAGAAGCTGGATGAGAAGGACGACTTTGCCGCCATTATCCTGGCTGCAGCTGGAATGCGTCGCATGGGGTGGGAGGGCCGCATCAGTCAG GTTCTGGGCCCTGATGATTGCATGTATGCTGTTGGGCAG GGGGCACTGGCAATAGAGGTGAGGGCTCAAGACCGGGACATTGTGGACATGGTGTCTGTGCTGAACGACTTGGACACTGTTCTGCGCTGCATCGCCGAGAGGGCCTTCCTCAAACACCTG gaaGGTGGCTGCAGTGTCCCAGTTGCTGTTCACACAGAACTTAAGGACTTCAAG CTCTGCCTCACTGGGGCTGTGTACAGTCTAGATGGTTCAGACAACCTGAAAGAGACCATGTGGACCAGTGTGactccagccaatcag GTGGAAGAGGTGGTCAGTGAGGGGGTCCAGCACGTGGGGGTCACCGCCCGCAATGTGCCGGGAGGGGCCCAGGAAGCAGCGGAGAAGCTGGGGGTGGACCTGGCCACGCTGCTGCTGGAGAGGGGAGCGGGAGAGATCTTGAAGGCGGCCCGGCAGCACAACGAGGCCCGGTAA
- the LOC133132563 gene encoding histone H2AX: MSGRGKTGKARAKAKTRSSRAGLQFPVGRVHRLLRKGNYAERVGAGAPVYLAAVLEYLTAEILELAGNAARDNKKTRIIPRHLQLAVRNDEELNKLLGGVTIAQGGVLPNIQAVLLPKKTGQAAPSGGKAGKKGSQQSQEY; encoded by the coding sequence ATGTCTGGAAGAGGTAAAACTGGAAAGGCTCGCGCTAAGGCTAAGACCCGAAGCTCCCGCGCTGGTCTTCAGTTTCCTGTGGGCCGTGTTCACCGATTGCTGAGAAAAGGTAACTATGCCGAACGAGTGGGTGCTGGGGCGCCTGTTTATCTGGCTGCTGTACTAGAGTACCTCACTGCTGAGATCCTCGAGCTGGCAGGTAACGCGGCGAGAGATAACAAGAAGACCCGCATCATCCCCCGTCACCTGCAGCTTGCTGTCCGCAACGATGAGGAATTGAACAAACTGCTCGGTGGCGTGACCATCGCCCAAGGAGGCGTTCTACCGAACATCCAGGCCGTCCTGTTGCCCAAGAAGACCGGCCAGGCTGCTCCAAGCGGTGGCAAGGCGGGAAAGAAGGGATCTCAGCAGTCTCAAGAATATTGA